One region of Algihabitans albus genomic DNA includes:
- a CDS encoding glycosyltransferase → MALLSALAGMASDESAPPFVQRAVVSADWTQALSDSGVGQRTAPYRSFLDLVTRRRIADELAIVRPDLLLIWGAEAARALDRPRAAGSKAVRLGILLSYEEIAPFAHAGAKRLVAPTQDLVDYAREQGWPADEVGLLAPVVPEPAVGVPADPLLRQRWDTPEGVDLVAVPARDRSGTALLLDAWTELPDVWLWLLPCGRKTKRLKKAIRQAGLTNRVRLVDDAEAAVTAADLAVIARQDDPIGLPVVACWAAARATIALAAPGPAALIGHDRDGLLVAPDDPRALALAVDKLLMDPLQADRLAAAGRTAYEQGYGAAKATERWQLTLEVLAGPPPGRKPGDAGTDIRV, encoded by the coding sequence GTGGCGCTGCTGAGCGCACTGGCCGGCATGGCCAGCGACGAGTCGGCGCCGCCCTTCGTGCAGCGCGCCGTGGTGTCCGCGGACTGGACTCAGGCTCTGTCCGACAGCGGCGTGGGGCAGCGCACGGCCCCCTACCGCAGCTTTCTCGACCTGGTCACGCGCCGGCGGATCGCCGATGAGCTGGCCATCGTCCGGCCCGACCTCCTGCTGATCTGGGGCGCCGAGGCCGCCCGTGCGCTGGACCGGCCGCGCGCAGCCGGCAGCAAGGCGGTCCGCCTCGGCATTCTCTTGAGCTACGAGGAAATCGCGCCCTTCGCCCACGCCGGTGCCAAACGTCTGGTCGCACCGACGCAGGACCTGGTCGACTACGCGCGCGAACAAGGCTGGCCAGCGGACGAGGTCGGGCTGCTGGCGCCTGTCGTGCCGGAGCCGGCGGTCGGCGTACCTGCCGATCCGCTCCTGCGCCAGCGCTGGGACACGCCGGAGGGCGTGGACCTGGTCGCCGTCCCGGCCCGCGACCGCTCCGGGACCGCGCTGCTGCTCGACGCCTGGACGGAACTGCCCGATGTCTGGCTCTGGCTGCTGCCCTGCGGCCGCAAGACGAAACGCCTGAAAAAGGCGATCCGCCAGGCCGGCCTGACCAACCGGGTGCGGCTGGTCGACGACGCGGAAGCGGCGGTGACCGCCGCCGACCTGGCCGTCATCGCCCGGCAGGACGACCCCATCGGCCTGCCGGTCGTCGCTTGCTGGGCGGCCGCGCGCGCGACCATCGCGCTGGCGGCTCCCGGTCCGGCGGCCCTGATCGGCCACGACCGGGACGGGCTGCTGGTCGCACCCGACGACCCCCGTGCCCTGGCCCTGGCCGTCGATAAACTGCTGATGGACCCGCTGCAGGCCGATCGGCTCGCGGCCGCCGGCCGTACGGCCTACGAGCAAGGCTACGGCGCCGCCAAGGCCACCGAGCGCTGGCAGCTCACCTTGGAAGTCCTGGCCGGGCCCCCGCCGGGCCGCAAGCCCGGCGATGCCGGCACGGACATCCGGGTCTGA
- a CDS encoding glycosyltransferase family 9 protein: protein MIKLSAFGDFILSLPALQAIRSAHPRAEITLLTTAPYLGLAEASGLFDRIWTDRRPSVWRICAWAGLRARLRTAGFERVYDLQRNDRTALYFRLIGRPKPEWVGIVQGASHRYGAMNETRHIAERERDQLAVADVAVPERADLAFLDGDLTSFDLPARFALLVPGCAPKRPEKRWPAERYGALAAVLAERGLRPVLLGTAAEAAALDRVAALCPPALDLRARTSIGQIAALARRAELAVGNDTGPMHVIAAVGCPTLSLFSGASQPVKIAPRGPSTAWLQRPELEALELADVLEALQQVGPGLDHRADL from the coding sequence GTGATCAAGCTGAGCGCTTTCGGAGATTTCATTCTTTCCCTGCCGGCGCTGCAGGCGATCCGCAGCGCGCATCCGCGGGCCGAGATCACGCTGCTGACCACGGCGCCCTATCTCGGCCTTGCCGAGGCCAGCGGTCTGTTCGACCGGATCTGGACCGACAGGCGGCCCTCGGTCTGGCGGATCTGTGCCTGGGCCGGACTGCGGGCGCGCTTGCGCACGGCCGGTTTCGAGCGGGTCTACGACCTGCAGCGCAACGACCGCACGGCGCTCTACTTTCGCCTGATCGGCCGGCCCAAGCCGGAGTGGGTCGGGATCGTGCAGGGGGCGAGTCACCGCTACGGCGCCATGAACGAGACGCGCCACATCGCGGAGCGGGAGCGCGATCAGTTGGCGGTCGCCGATGTCGCCGTGCCGGAGCGGGCCGACCTCGCCTTTCTCGACGGCGATCTCACGTCCTTCGATCTGCCGGCCCGTTTCGCACTTCTGGTGCCCGGTTGCGCGCCGAAGCGTCCGGAGAAGCGCTGGCCCGCCGAGCGCTACGGTGCCCTGGCGGCGGTCCTGGCCGAGCGCGGCCTCCGGCCGGTGCTGCTCGGGACCGCGGCCGAGGCGGCGGCGCTGGATCGCGTGGCGGCGCTCTGCCCGCCGGCGCTCGATCTGCGCGCGCGCACCTCGATCGGACAGATCGCCGCCTTGGCCCGGCGCGCCGAGCTGGCGGTCGGCAACGATACCGGGCCGATGCACGTGATCGCCGCCGTCGGCTGCCCGACCTTATCGCTTTTTTCCGGCGCCTCGCAGCCCGTGAAGATCGCGCCGCGCGGCCCCTCCACGGCTTGGCTGCAGCGCCCGGAGCTTGAGGCGCTAGAGCTTGCGGACGTTCTGGAAGCGCTGCAGCAGGTCGGTCCCGGCCTCGACCACCGGGCCGACCTCTAG
- a CDS encoding MHYT domain-containing protein yields the protein MLIVSYDPVLVIASVLVAVMAAYTGLRLASGLSQLDAVTRKQEIAKAATALGGGIWSMHFIGMLAVQIPVPIRYDALATLGSVLVAILVTGLGLLVLHSGPRTRRRICFAGTLTGLGIVSMHYIGMSAIGGNCIVVYKPAGYVISTAIAIAASIAALWLAYSRRTKLQIALGSVLLGITIASMHYSAMIYTRFLPTTEILLLEEPNLSSGMLALVVAFAAFLICGLFLLTAIPARAVNSALEPVPDLGTSHPPQSPQTGPPMPAVDLPAVAAVPVGAVFTPAGAAADTARDMTVPPSRNGQVEKDPPPSRLPYEVNHATRFIAIEEIYAVRADGHYTKLYNDQGEVLCPWPISRVETALNAGAFIRTHRSYLVNLHHVRGFERIGDKAYCLIGDDSDAKVPVSRSRLQDVRQALGLR from the coding sequence ATGCTGATCGTTTCCTACGACCCGGTTCTCGTCATCGCTTCGGTGCTGGTCGCCGTGATGGCGGCCTATACCGGCCTGCGGCTGGCCAGCGGGCTCAGTCAACTCGACGCGGTCACACGGAAACAGGAAATCGCGAAGGCCGCGACCGCGCTGGGCGGCGGGATTTGGTCGATGCATTTCATCGGCATGCTCGCCGTGCAGATCCCGGTTCCGATCCGTTACGACGCGCTCGCCACCCTGGGATCGGTGCTGGTCGCGATCCTGGTGACGGGGCTCGGCCTGCTGGTCTTGCACTCGGGTCCCCGGACCCGCCGGCGCATCTGTTTCGCGGGCACTCTGACTGGTCTCGGCATCGTCTCGATGCACTACATCGGCATGTCGGCCATCGGCGGAAACTGCATCGTGGTCTATAAACCGGCCGGCTACGTCATCTCGACCGCGATCGCGATCGCTGCCTCGATCGCGGCGCTCTGGCTGGCCTATAGCCGACGTACCAAGCTTCAGATCGCGCTGGGCTCCGTCCTGCTCGGCATCACCATCGCCTCGATGCACTACTCGGCGATGATCTACACGCGCTTCTTGCCGACGACCGAGATCCTGCTGCTGGAGGAACCGAACCTCTCGTCGGGTATGCTGGCCCTGGTCGTTGCCTTCGCCGCCTTCCTGATTTGCGGCCTGTTCCTGCTCACCGCGATCCCGGCGCGCGCCGTGAATAGCGCGCTGGAGCCCGTGCCCGACCTCGGGACATCTCATCCTCCCCAGTCACCGCAAACCGGACCGCCGATGCCCGCCGTCGATCTTCCTGCCGTCGCGGCGGTGCCGGTCGGTGCCGTCTTCACGCCGGCCGGCGCCGCGGCCGATACGGCTCGAGACATGACAGTGCCGCCGTCGCGCAACGGACAGGTCGAAAAGGATCCTCCGCCATCGCGGCTGCCCTACGAAGTCAATCACGCGACGCGCTTCATCGCGATCGAGGAGATTTACGCGGTGCGGGCCGACGGCCACTACACCAAGCTCTACAACGATCAGGGCGAGGTGCTCTGCCCCTGGCCCATCTCGCGCGTCGAGACCGCGTTGAACGCCGGCGCCTTCATTCGCACCCACCGCAGCTATCTCGTCAATCTGCATCACGTGCGCGGCTTCGAGCGGATTGGCGACAAAGCCTATTGTCTGATTGGCGACGACAGCGATGCGAAGGTTCCGGTGAGCCGCTCGCGGCTGCAGGACGTGCGTCAGGCCCTTGGCCTGAGATAG
- a CDS encoding calcineurin-like phosphoesterase C-terminal domain-containing protein, which translates to MSRIAGLVGFSAAVAFSLAADAKDIDYIGSVEVIRGEAVADGEPTARGRVFLDANRNSRLDDGEAGLANVLVSNGREVVATAEDGSYALPATDDMNLFITKPAGYATPLDEDLVPQFSYLHKPAGSPELRFDGIAPTGPLPQAVNFPLIEDDVGESFQCLVFGDTQPYSNAEVSYVRETLGRMLAARDNASTECLLFAGDVMGDDLSLYPRFKDIVSVGGVPQYFVPGNHDFDFDAPSDQHSFDTFRREWGPEYYSFEIGQVHFVVLDNVRYPCNGVDDHDFCDPAADTTYNGVLHDRQLDWLANTLALVPEDKLIVVSAHIPFVSFTDADEQKHQTDNLQALYDIIGDRPALGLSGHTHTTEQILPGEVFEGWKAHTGTGPARFHQIVTGAVSGSWWAGDLNDRGVPHATQRLGSPRGYYLLEFDGATYVDTFRTFDGPEGEQLHASFNTPRFRDWAARLIAFTADNSVPGDALPSVTVNDLGDRNMLTTADLAEGTWVAINVWNGSRESEVSISINGGEALEATRTQAGEGEVALEGPEFADPYALAKQSTQGRQSFRSLAGGEETAGYRTWRDYRWNTNRPGPFQDWMLTLKSSHLWRVDLPSDLPEGVHRLEVETRDRYGRNFSETLLFEVVEELPNMNWQANLFQ; encoded by the coding sequence ATGAGTCGGATCGCCGGTCTGGTTGGGTTTTCGGCGGCGGTGGCCTTCAGCCTCGCCGCCGACGCCAAGGACATCGATTACATCGGCAGCGTCGAGGTGATCCGCGGAGAGGCCGTCGCCGACGGAGAGCCGACGGCACGGGGCCGCGTCTTCCTCGACGCCAACCGGAATTCCCGGCTCGACGACGGCGAGGCCGGCCTGGCGAACGTCCTGGTCTCGAACGGACGCGAGGTCGTCGCGACGGCGGAGGACGGCAGCTATGCCCTGCCGGCCACCGACGACATGAACCTCTTCATCACCAAGCCGGCCGGCTACGCGACGCCTCTCGACGAGGACCTGGTGCCGCAGTTCAGCTATCTGCACAAGCCGGCCGGCTCGCCGGAGCTGCGGTTCGACGGGATCGCACCGACCGGGCCGCTGCCCCAGGCCGTCAACTTTCCGCTGATCGAGGACGACGTTGGGGAGTCCTTCCAGTGCCTGGTCTTCGGCGACACGCAGCCCTACAGCAATGCGGAGGTCAGCTACGTTCGCGAGACCCTCGGCCGGATGCTGGCGGCGCGGGACAACGCCTCCACCGAATGCCTGCTCTTCGCCGGCGACGTGATGGGGGACGATCTCTCGCTTTATCCGCGCTTCAAGGACATCGTTTCGGTCGGCGGCGTCCCCCAGTACTTCGTGCCCGGAAATCACGATTTCGATTTCGATGCACCGTCCGACCAGCACTCCTTCGACACCTTCCGGCGGGAGTGGGGACCGGAGTACTACTCCTTCGAGATTGGACAGGTGCACTTCGTCGTCCTCGACAATGTCCGCTATCCCTGCAACGGCGTGGACGACCACGACTTCTGCGATCCCGCCGCCGACACGACCTACAACGGCGTGCTCCACGACCGTCAGCTCGACTGGCTCGCGAACACCCTGGCCCTGGTGCCGGAGGACAAGCTGATCGTCGTCAGCGCCCACATCCCCTTCGTCAGCTTCACGGACGCCGACGAGCAAAAACACCAGACCGACAACCTGCAGGCGCTCTACGACATCATCGGCGACCGCCCGGCGCTGGGTCTGTCCGGCCACACCCACACCACGGAGCAGATCCTGCCGGGCGAGGTCTTCGAGGGGTGGAAGGCGCATACGGGGACCGGTCCCGCGCGCTTCCACCAGATCGTGACCGGCGCCGTTTCCGGCTCCTGGTGGGCCGGCGATCTGAACGACCGTGGCGTTCCCCACGCGACGCAGCGTCTCGGCAGTCCGCGTGGCTATTACCTGCTCGAGTTCGACGGCGCGACTTACGTCGACACCTTCAGGACCTTCGACGGACCGGAAGGCGAGCAGCTTCACGCCTCCTTCAACACGCCACGCTTCCGCGACTGGGCGGCCCGGCTGATCGCCTTCACCGCAGACAACTCCGTTCCCGGCGACGCGCTGCCGTCCGTGACCGTCAACGATCTCGGCGACAGAAACATGCTGACGACGGCCGATCTCGCCGAAGGGACCTGGGTCGCGATCAACGTCTGGAACGGCTCGCGGGAGAGCGAGGTCTCGATCTCGATCAACGGCGGCGAGGCACTGGAGGCGACACGGACCCAAGCCGGTGAGGGTGAAGTGGCCCTGGAAGGTCCCGAGTTCGCCGACCCCTACGCGCTCGCAAAGCAGTCGACGCAGGGCCGCCAGAGCTTCCGCTCGCTCGCGGGCGGCGAGGAGACCGCCGGCTACCGGACCTGGCGCGACTACAGATGGAACACGAACCGTCCCGGCCCTTTCCAGGACTGGATGCTGACTCTGAAGTCCAGCCACCTCTGGCGCGTGGATCTGCCGAGCGACCTGCCCGAGGGCGTCCACCGACTCGAGGTCGAAACGAGGGATCGCTACGGCCGGAACTTCTCCGAGACGCTTCTGTTCGAAGTCGTCGAGGAACTGCCCAACATGAACTGGCAGGCGAATCTCTTCCAGTAA
- a CDS encoding ArgK/MeaB family GTPase: MTARCSGSRAEKKAASAGSGLAERPWLCFVWRMIETVSDDLTLTRLRSGGKPALARALAYLERAPESPGVLALLAEAETAALGQTLGLTGPPGVGKSTLTGALIGAYREAGLTVGVIAVDPSSKRSGGALLGDRVRLASNGGDAGLFIRSMAARDRLGGLADQTVAAMVLMRALFDRVLIETVGVGQSETDVAGVVDTVVFCVQPGSGDSLQFMKAGIVEVPHLAVVTKADTGPPARRALADLRGALGLSEAEDGWTVEARAVSAETREGLPELIAALERHHAWLTETDRLTRRRRAQAEGWLVEALRERFGTAGLKAAGDLTLPPGASSFTRLAELGQALTTRLGLG, from the coding sequence ATGACTGCGCGGTGTAGCGGCTCGAGGGCGGAGAAGAAAGCCGCCTCTGCCGGAAGCGGACTTGCCGAGAGACCCTGGCTCTGCTTTGTCTGGCGCATGATCGAGACCGTCAGCGACGACCTCACGCTCACGCGGCTCAGGAGCGGCGGCAAGCCCGCCCTGGCCCGCGCGCTGGCGTACCTGGAACGGGCGCCCGAGTCACCGGGCGTCCTGGCCCTGCTGGCCGAAGCGGAAACGGCCGCGCTTGGCCAGACTCTCGGCCTTACCGGCCCGCCCGGCGTCGGCAAGTCGACACTGACCGGAGCGTTGATCGGCGCCTACCGCGAAGCCGGCCTTACGGTGGGAGTGATCGCGGTCGATCCTTCCTCCAAACGCTCGGGCGGGGCCCTGCTGGGCGATCGGGTGCGGCTAGCGAGCAACGGCGGCGATGCCGGCCTCTTCATCCGCTCCATGGCGGCGCGCGACCGGCTGGGCGGACTGGCCGATCAGACCGTAGCCGCCATGGTGCTGATGCGCGCCCTCTTCGACCGGGTACTGATCGAAACGGTCGGGGTCGGCCAGTCCGAGACCGACGTTGCGGGCGTGGTCGATACGGTGGTCTTCTGCGTCCAGCCCGGCAGCGGCGACTCCCTGCAGTTCATGAAGGCCGGGATCGTCGAGGTTCCGCATCTGGCCGTGGTGACCAAGGCGGACACCGGCCCGCCGGCCCGGCGGGCCCTGGCCGACCTGCGCGGCGCGCTCGGTCTCAGCGAGGCGGAGGACGGCTGGACCGTCGAGGCCCGTGCCGTCTCCGCGGAGACCCGCGAGGGTCTGCCCGAGCTGATCGCAGCCCTCGAGCGTCACCACGCCTGGCTGACGGAGACGGACCGTCTGACGCGCCGCCGCCGCGCTCAGGCCGAAGGCTGGCTGGTGGAGGCTCTGCGGGAGCGCTTCGGAACCGCCGGCCTGAAGGCGGCGGGGGACCTGACCCTACCGCCGGGCGCCTCCTCCTTCACCCGTCTGGCCGAACTCGGACAGGCGCTGACGACGCGCTTGGGGTTAGGCTAG
- a CDS encoding VOC family protein, producing the protein MILNRLIPLINVEDLDVSLDFYRNALGFTVENRHDLQGKPIWALIRHGEIALMLNRPDAADSNARRQRPSYGDTLLYFYVPDAQAAHEELAERGYAPGPLEEQTYGVAEFTLRDPDGYELACASLLGPQEERTLEDEDDD; encoded by the coding sequence ATGATTCTCAATCGCTTGATTCCCTTGATTAATGTAGAAGATCTGGATGTGAGTCTGGACTTCTATCGCAACGCCCTCGGCTTTACGGTCGAGAACCGGCACGACCTGCAGGGCAAGCCGATCTGGGCGCTGATCCGCCATGGCGAGATCGCGCTGATGCTCAACCGCCCGGACGCTGCCGACAGCAACGCCAGGCGCCAGCGTCCGAGCTATGGAGACACCCTGCTTTACTTCTATGTCCCCGACGCTCAGGCGGCCCACGAGGAGCTGGCCGAACGTGGCTACGCGCCGGGGCCGCTGGAAGAGCAGACCTACGGCGTCGCCGAATTCACCCTGCGCGACCCGGACGGCTACGAACTGGCCTGCGCCAGCCTGCTCGGCCCTCAGGAAGAAAGAACCCTCGAGGACGAGGACGACGATTGA
- a CDS encoding glycosyltransferase family 9 protein, whose translation MRILVVLPTQLGDAVLAGGCLAQLLDRYPAARFTLVASRAVAPLYGAMPRLERIHLLEPQAKGRDWLTLWLRTVKTPWSLVADLRGAILRYFLPTRRRLAAGRGSPDRHLVTELAALLGAPPPERLRLWFAEAHHRAALRLLSDADTSGGSPVLAVGPTAEGAKATWPVERFAEAALTLTAPDGPLPGARIAVVAAKHERVLANPLLARLPRARRLDWVGRAPLPVLAAALQRCDLYLGNASGFLHLAAAAGCPTLGLLGPSDELRIAPWGPQTAVVRTPESRAGIDPAGAEEAMDGLEVGPVVEAGTDLLQRFQNVRKL comes from the coding sequence ATGCGGATTCTGGTCGTTCTCCCGACACAACTCGGCGACGCGGTGCTGGCGGGCGGCTGTCTGGCCCAGCTCCTGGATCGGTATCCGGCGGCGCGCTTCACTCTGGTGGCCAGTCGGGCGGTGGCACCCCTCTACGGCGCCATGCCGCGGCTCGAACGCATTCATCTTCTGGAGCCGCAAGCGAAGGGCCGGGATTGGCTGACGCTTTGGCTGAGGACCGTCAAGACCCCCTGGTCGCTGGTGGCCGATCTGCGCGGCGCGATCCTGCGGTACTTTCTTCCGACGCGGCGGCGCCTCGCGGCGGGACGCGGATCTCCGGACCGCCACCTGGTGACGGAACTGGCCGCGCTCTTGGGAGCGCCGCCGCCCGAGCGTCTCCGGCTTTGGTTCGCCGAGGCGCACCACCGGGCCGCGCTGCGCCTTTTGTCCGACGCCGACACCTCCGGCGGCTCTCCTGTCCTGGCGGTCGGCCCGACAGCCGAGGGAGCCAAGGCGACCTGGCCGGTCGAACGCTTCGCCGAGGCGGCCTTGACCCTTACGGCCCCGGACGGCCCACTCCCCGGCGCGCGCATCGCCGTGGTCGCGGCGAAGCACGAGCGGGTACTGGCCAATCCCCTCTTGGCCCGGTTGCCGCGCGCGCGGCGGCTCGACTGGGTCGGCCGTGCCCCGCTGCCGGTGCTGGCGGCGGCGCTGCAGCGCTGCGACCTCTATCTGGGCAACGCCTCCGGCTTCCTGCACCTGGCCGCCGCCGCTGGCTGTCCAACCCTCGGCCTCCTCGGCCCGAGCGACGAACTGCGCATCGCCCCCTGGGGGCCGCAGACGGCGGTGGTGCGAACGCCCGAAAGCCGCGCCGGCATCGATCCCGCCGGAGCGGAGGAGGCCATGGACGGCCTAGAGGTCGGCCCGGTGGTCGAGGCCGGGACCGACCTGCTGCAGCGCTTCCAGAACGTCCGCAAGCTCTAG
- a CDS encoding class I SAM-dependent methyltransferase, which translates to MMETPRNPEESKTPEAGAVSDTVTDHYARSGSLAQRILDLAHGLAGGGPTVDDLAPLDQFHMRGEEATVEFAEMVAPQAGWFCVDLGCGIGGPARWLAAHCGVEVLGLDLTESYCRDAASLSRAIGLSDRVRFACADATGLPLAEDSLDLVWTQHAAMNVPDKKALYREVARVLKRGGRLALHDIMAGPEGPPHFPVPWAATPEGSFLLPSGEIRTLLAAAGLEELVWHDHTADALAWIHRRRADLEAGEPRPPGPHLFLGDGFKEMASNLGRNLEEGRITVHMALLEKTSVPYA; encoded by the coding sequence ATGATGGAGACCCCTCGAAACCCAGAAGAGTCCAAGACCCCGGAGGCGGGAGCGGTCAGCGACACCGTCACCGACCACTACGCGCGCTCCGGCAGCCTGGCGCAGCGCATCCTCGATCTCGCCCATGGTTTGGCCGGCGGCGGCCCGACGGTCGACGACCTGGCGCCGCTCGACCAGTTCCACATGCGCGGAGAGGAAGCGACGGTCGAGTTCGCCGAGATGGTGGCGCCGCAAGCCGGCTGGTTCTGTGTCGACCTGGGCTGCGGGATCGGCGGGCCGGCCCGTTGGCTGGCCGCGCACTGCGGGGTCGAGGTGTTGGGCCTCGACCTGACCGAAAGTTACTGCCGGGATGCGGCGAGCCTGAGCCGGGCCATCGGCTTGTCGGACCGGGTGCGTTTTGCCTGCGCCGACGCAACCGGCCTGCCGCTGGCCGAAGATTCGCTGGATCTGGTCTGGACCCAGCATGCGGCCATGAACGTGCCGGACAAGAAAGCGCTTTACCGGGAGGTGGCCCGGGTCCTGAAGCGCGGCGGCCGGCTCGCGCTGCACGACATCATGGCTGGGCCGGAGGGACCGCCGCACTTCCCCGTGCCCTGGGCCGCGACTCCCGAGGGGTCTTTCCTGCTGCCCTCGGGCGAGATCCGGACTCTCCTGGCGGCGGCGGGGTTGGAAGAGCTGGTCTGGCACGACCACACCGCCGATGCGCTGGCCTGGATCCACCGGCGCCGGGCCGACCTCGAGGCCGGCGAGCCCCGCCCGCCGGGACCGCATCTCTTCCTCGGCGATGGTTTCAAGGAGATGGCCTCAAACCTCGGCCGCAACCTGGAGGAAGGACGCATCACGGTGCACATGGCGCTGCTGGAAAAAACCTCTGTCCCATATGCTTAG
- the ygfZ gene encoding CAF17-like 4Fe-4S cluster assembly/insertion protein YgfZ, with product MSKLSAHIMEQRGLLQASGADARSFLQGIVSNDVERVAPERAIWAAFLTPQGKYLHDFLIAEGPEGVLLLDCEGERRSDLLKRLKLYKLRSKVQLSDRTEDLISLVLWGEGAPAAAGLPADPGAARPFHGGSLFVDPRRAELGLRALIPRSALTAALAELDAEPVGLGVWERTRIAAGVPDGSRDMQVDKAILLENGFDELGGVDWTKGCYMGQELTARTKYRGLIKKRLLPVEIAGPPPEPGTPVTKNGKEVGELRSVADGLGLALLRLTALDNLAPDTLLAGEAKLTPKKPDWAAF from the coding sequence ATGAGCAAGCTGTCGGCGCACATCATGGAGCAGCGCGGCCTCCTGCAGGCCAGCGGCGCGGACGCCCGCAGTTTCCTCCAGGGCATCGTCTCCAACGATGTCGAGCGGGTCGCGCCCGAACGGGCGATCTGGGCCGCCTTCCTAACGCCCCAGGGCAAGTACCTGCACGATTTCCTGATAGCCGAAGGCCCCGAGGGTGTCCTGCTGCTCGACTGCGAGGGCGAGCGCCGGAGCGACCTGCTCAAGCGCCTGAAGCTCTACAAGCTGCGCAGCAAGGTGCAGCTGTCCGACCGGACGGAAGACCTGATCAGCCTGGTGCTCTGGGGCGAAGGCGCCCCGGCGGCCGCGGGCCTGCCGGCCGACCCCGGGGCGGCCAGGCCCTTTCACGGCGGCAGCCTCTTCGTCGATCCGCGCCGGGCGGAACTGGGCTTGCGTGCGCTGATCCCGCGTTCGGCGCTGACGGCGGCCCTGGCCGAGCTGGATGCCGAGCCGGTCGGCCTCGGCGTCTGGGAGCGAACGAGGATCGCTGCCGGTGTGCCGGACGGTAGCCGCGATATGCAGGTGGACAAGGCGATCCTGCTGGAGAACGGCTTCGACGAGTTGGGCGGCGTCGACTGGACCAAAGGCTGCTACATGGGGCAGGAGCTGACGGCTCGCACCAAGTATCGCGGCCTGATCAAGAAACGTCTGCTGCCGGTGGAAATCGCCGGACCGCCGCCGGAGCCCGGCACGCCGGTGACCAAGAACGGCAAGGAGGTCGGCGAGCTTCGCTCGGTCGCCGACGGCTTGGGCCTCGCACTGCTTCGCCTAACCGCGCTGGACAATCTGGCGCCGGACACCCTGCTCGCCGGCGAGGCCAAGCTCACGCCGAAAAAGCCCGACTGGGCGGCTTTCTAG
- a CDS encoding S8 family serine peptidase has protein sequence MTGLRYRRTQARALPLVAAALWSAALWSAPLQATEPATPRGWLLLAVDRLCGVGPLSGVEAEMQLPGAWLLEENARGPDGQIVALEQVFALPGQGELRLLRLQPGGQLRRFTAEYHSLEESQPRARLQAVAGGDCKVFAGRRLIHREGRPAALDQLDGDLESVRWREILEAPWPEGRDPGGPRVALVDSGLAYDLPLYRDRLARDPEGQPLGYDFWDLDPLPYDGDFGRSAFQPIRHGSAVASVLVREAPTAALIPYRYPRPDMTRLGPLIERAAAAGARILAMPLGSRDPDDWRTFAEALEAHPQLLAIVSAGNDGRDLDREPLWPAALDLPNLVVVTSADGFGRLAPGSNWGAASVDLMVPAENLPVVDFRGGAGRASGSSYAVPRVAALAARLLAADPDLDTAALKAALFARAVASPYEKTAVAAGWIPDPAVD, from the coding sequence GTGACAGGCCTGCGGTACCGTAGGACCCAGGCGCGCGCGCTCCCGCTGGTCGCCGCCGCGCTCTGGTCGGCCGCGCTCTGGTCGGCTCCGCTGCAAGCAACCGAACCGGCGACGCCGCGCGGCTGGCTTCTGCTGGCCGTCGACCGGCTTTGCGGCGTCGGCCCGCTGTCGGGAGTCGAGGCGGAGATGCAGCTCCCGGGCGCCTGGCTGCTGGAGGAGAACGCCCGCGGGCCGGACGGCCAGATCGTCGCCCTCGAGCAGGTCTTCGCGCTGCCGGGCCAGGGCGAGCTGCGCCTCCTGCGCCTGCAGCCCGGCGGGCAACTCCGGCGCTTCACGGCGGAGTACCATAGCTTGGAGGAGAGCCAGCCGCGAGCCCGGCTGCAGGCGGTCGCCGGCGGCGACTGCAAGGTCTTTGCCGGACGCCGGCTGATCCATCGCGAGGGCCGGCCGGCCGCGCTGGACCAGCTCGACGGCGACCTGGAGAGCGTTCGTTGGCGCGAGATTCTGGAGGCGCCCTGGCCGGAGGGCCGCGATCCGGGCGGGCCGAGGGTTGCGCTGGTCGATTCCGGTCTGGCCTACGACCTGCCGCTCTACCGCGACCGCCTGGCGCGCGATCCCGAAGGGCAGCCCTTGGGCTACGACTTCTGGGATCTCGACCCCCTGCCCTATGACGGCGACTTCGGCCGCAGCGCGTTCCAACCGATCCGCCACGGCAGCGCGGTCGCCTCCGTCCTGGTCCGCGAGGCGCCGACGGCCGCCTTGATCCCCTACCGCTATCCGCGCCCGGACATGACCCGGCTCGGGCCGCTGATCGAACGGGCCGCCGCCGCCGGAGCCCGCATTCTGGCGATGCCGCTCGGCAGTCGCGATCCGGACGACTGGCGCACCTTCGCCGAAGCTCTGGAGGCGCACCCCCAGCTCCTGGCCATCGTTTCGGCCGGCAACGACGGGCGCGACCTCGACCGCGAACCGCTCTGGCCGGCCGCGCTGGACCTGCCGAACCTCGTGGTCGTCACCTCGGCCGACGGCTTCGGTCGTCTGGCACCGGGCTCCAATTGGGGGGCGGCGAGCGTGGACCTGATGGTTCCGGCCGAGAACCTGCCTGTGGTCGACTTCCGCGGCGGCGCCGGCCGAGCCTCCGGCTCCAGCTACGCCGTGCCGCGCGTCGCCGCTCTGGCCGCGCGGCTGCTGGCGGCCGACCCGGATCTCGACACGGCGGCGCTCAAGGCCGCCCTCTTCGCCCGCGCCGTCGCCTCGCCCTACGAAAAGACCGCGGTCGCCGCCGGTTGGATCCCCGACCCCGCCGTCGACTAG